Genomic window (Streptosporangium brasiliense):
GACCGCCTTCGAGCGGGCCGTCACCATGGCGGAGTACTTCGGCCGGCCGTACACCCCGCAGGAGGAACGGCGGCTGTATGAGGAGGTCATCCATCTCGGCCGGATCCTGCGGGTCCCCGAGCGGATGTTCCCCGCCACCGTCGACGACTACTGGCGCTACTTCCACGACATGGTCGACACCACACTGGAGAACCACCCGACCGCCCACGACGTGCTGCGCACCGCGCTGACCGTGGGCCCGCCGCCGATCATGCCCGCGGCGCTGCGCGGGCTGTGGGGCCCGCTCGGACTCACCTCAGGCCGGGTCAACCACTTCGTCACGGTCGGCACCCTGCCGCCCGCCGTACGCCAGAAGCTGGGGCTGGCGTGGACCGCACGCGACGAGATGCGGCTGCGCCGGCTCGGCCGGGCGGTCGCGGCGACCGTGCCGCGCCTGCCCGAACGGGCCAGATACATGCCGATCGCCTACCGGGCCAGACAGGCCGCACGGGCTCGGGAGCGTCTCGTCCGCGCCATGCGCGTCGCCTGACTGCCGGGGTACGGCCGGCCCGGGCATCCGGGACGGGAACCCCGACAGCAGGAGGGGCGGGCGCGGACCGTACAGCAGGATCACCGGAGCGCGTCGCGGATGCGACGGGCGGCGTCGTAGAGGGCGTCCTGCGCGCTGGCCAGCGTCTCCTCCGTCACCTGCGCCCGCCTGGCGTCCTCACGGATCTCCTCGACGAACTCGGCCAGCATCCGCCCGAGCCGGGCGTCGCTGTCGGGTGACCCGTGCCCGGTGAAGCCCTCGGCCCAGATGCGCTTCCAGTCGTGCTGCCACTCCTTGGTCTGGCGCTGCCATTCCTGCTTCTGGCGCTGCCACTCACGCTTCTGCCGCTGCCACTCGGCCTTCTGCTCCCGCCAGGCGTCACGCTGCTGCTGCTTGGCCTGCCGCTGCTCCTGCTTGGCGCCCTGGCGCACGTCGCGCGCCATCTGGGTGAGCTCCTCGCGCAGCGACTTCACGGTGTCGCGCACGTCCTCCTTGACCTCGCGGGCGATGTCGCGGACGGAGTCGGAGATCTCCTGTTCGAGGTCGGCGAGCTCGTCGAGCCGGGCGTTCAGCTCCTCGTGGCCCTGGTCGGTGAGGGTGAAGACCTTCTTGCCGTCCACGACCTCGTGGGTGACCAGGCCCTCCTCCTCCAGCCGGGCCAGGCGGGGGTAGATCGTGCCGGGCGAGGGCGAGTAGACGCCCAGGAACCGGTCCTGCAGCAGCCGGATCACCTCGTAGCCGTGGCGCGGGCTCTCCTGGAGCAACTTGAGGAGGTAAAGACGGAGCCGCCCGTGGCCGAAGACCGGGCTCATGCCTGCTCTCCCTTCAGCAGAGTGACGTCCGCCGAGACGGTGGTCGCCGACAGGGACGCCATGCCGCCGCCGAGCCGGCCGGTCAGCGTCTTCACGCCGGGCTGGCTGGAGTGGTCGAGCCCGGGGAAGGCGGCGGCGAGCCGGCCGGAGGTGGAGCGGAGCGTGACATCGGTCTCGACCGCGTGCGGCAGCCGGAGCACTATGTCGCCCGAGACGCTGTTCAGCGTCACGTGGCCGGTCGGGGGGAGCTCCAGGTCGGCGGTGATCCGGCCGGAGACGGTGGTGGCGCGCAGGCGGCGGGGCGTGCCCTGGGCCACGGTCAGCTCGCCCGAGACGCTCTTGAAGGACAGGTCGCCGACCAGGCTGCGGCTCTCCATGTCGCCGGAGACGGTGTCGGCGTGGATCTCGCCGCTCACCCCGTCGAGCACGATCTCACCGGAGACGCTCTTGACCGAGGTGCGGCTCTCGAAGCCGGCGACGACGGCCGAGGCGGAGACCACTCCCACGTTGACCGGGCACTCTTTCGGAACGGTCAGCGTCAGCGTGGTCTCCCGGCGCCCGGCACGGAGCCAGCCGAGCAGGCCGTCCCAGGTCAGGTCCTTGTAGGCGACGGTGAGCGTGCCGTCGTCCTCGTGGGTGACGATCAGGGGAGAGTCGTCGATGCCGGCGACCTCAAGGGTGGACGGGCCGTCACTGGCCAGCACCGCCAGCCGGCCCGCCACGATCCGGACGTTGAGCCTGCTCACGGAGTCGAAGGCGAGCTGCTCGGGTTTCTCGATGGTCCACTGCCGCATGTTCGTGACCTCCTTGTACAAGACACGATATGTCGCGTTGTGCGAGGAGGTCAAGATATATCGCGTTCTTCTTACTCGTCCTCGTCGTCCAGCCGGGCCAGCCAGGTGGCCAGCCGTTCCACCGGGGTCTCGAACTCGGGGTTCAGGTCGACGAACTCGCGCAGCCGCTCGGCCAGCCAGACGATGTTGACCTCTTCCTCGCCGCGGCGCTCGACGAGCTCCTCGATGCCCCGATCGGTGAAGTACATCCTTCTCCTCCAGTAACGGGAAGTCCCCCACAGAGGTTCCTGTGGGGGACTTCCGAAGGTGACGCCCAGGCCCTGTCCCGCGGCTCTTCTGCCTGCCGCGGGACGGGTCCTAGTTGAAGATCTCTCCCAGGATCTGCTGCAGCTCCGCCTCGTGCGCCGAGTGCGAGCCCGTCGCGGGGGAGGAGTTCGCCTTGCGGGAGACCCGCTTGATCGGACGCCCGCCGAACGCGTCGGGGTTCTCCGCCAGCTTCAGCGTCAGGAACGGCCACGGGCCCATGTTGACCGGCTCGTCCTGCGCCCACACCAGCTCGACACCGTCGGCGTAGCGTCCCAGCTCGGCCGCGAGTGGGTTGGCCGGGAACGGGTAGAGGCGCTCCAGACGGACGATCGCCACGTCCCTGCGGCCCTGCGCGTTACGCGCCGCCGCCAGGTCGTAGTAGATCTTGCCGGAGCAGAGCACGACCTTGCGGACCTCCGACGGGCTCACCGTGGTGTCGCCGAGCACCGGCCGGAACGAGCCCGAGGTGAACTCGGCGACCGGCGAGACCGCCGCCTTGTGCCGGAGCAGCGACTTGGGCGTGAACACCACGAGCGGGCGGTGCCGGTTGGACTTCGTCTGCCAGCGCAGCAGGTGGAAGTAGTTCGCCGGCAGCGTGGGCTGGGCCACGGTCATGTTGTCGTAGGCGCACATCTGCAGGAAGCGCTCGATGCGGGCCGAGGAGTGGTCCGGGCCCTGACCCTCGTAGCCGTGCGGCAGCAGCAGGGTGACGCCGGAGCGCTGGCCCCACTTCTGCTCGCCCGCGGTGATGTATTCGTCGATCACGGACTGGGCGCCGTTGACGAAGTCACCGAACTGGGCCTCCCAGGCGACCAGGGCCTCGGGGCGCTCCACGCTGTAGCCGTACTCGAAGCCGAGCGCGGCGTACTCGCTGAGCAGCGAGTCGTAGACGTAGAACTTCGTGGTGCCCTGGTTGAACGTCTTGAGCGGGGTGTGCTCCTCGCCGGTGAGGCGGTCGACCAGCACGGCGTGCCGCTGGACGAAGGTGCCGCGCCGGGAGTCCTGGCCGACCAGCCGGACCGGGTGGCCGTCGATCAGCAGCGACCCGAAGGCGAGGGTCTCGCCCATGCCCCAGTCGATGCGGTCCTCGGCGACCATCTGGCCGCGGCGCTGGATGACCGGCAGCAGGCGCGGGTGGGCGGTGAAGCCCTCCGGCAGGTTGAGCTGGGTGTCGACGATCCGCTTGACGGTCTCCTCGGAGATCCCCGTCGGGGTGTCGTCGTGCGACCAGGGGATGACGGAGTCGACGTCGACCGGGCGGGCGAACTCGCCGGTCGTCACCTTGGCCGCCTCGCGGGTCTCGGCGAAGGCGTTCTCCAGCTTGGCCTGGTAGTCGCGGAGCGCGCCCTCGGCCTCCTCCACCGTGATGTCGCCCCGGCCGATCAGCGCCTCGGTGTAGAGCTTGCGGGTGGAGCGCTTGGCGTCGATCAGGTCGTACATCAGCGGCTGGGTGAAGCTCGGGTTGTCCGACTCGTTGTGGCCGCGGCGCCGGTAGCAGATCAGGTCGATCACGACGTCCTTGCGGAACGCCTGGCGGTATTCGAAGGCCAGCTTGCCGACCCGGACCACGGCCTCGGGGTCGTCGCCGTTGACGTGGAGGATCGGGGCCTGGATCATCCGGGCCACGTCGGTGGCGTAGACGCTGGAGCGGGAGCTCGCCGGGCTGGTGGTGAAGCCGACCTGGTTGTTGACCACGATGTGCACCGTGCCGCCGGTGCGGTAGCCCCGCAGCTGCGACAGGTTCAGCGTCTCGGCCACCACGCCCTGGCCGGCGAAGGCCGCGTCGCCGTGGACGAGCACGGGCAGGACTGTGAAGCCCTCCTCGCCGCGCTCCAGCAGGTCCTGCTTGGCGCGGACCACGCCCTCCAGGACCGGGTCGACCGTCTCCAGGTGGGAGGGGTTGGCCACGACCGAGGTCTTCAGCTTGCTGCCGTCGGGCGAGACGAAGTCGCCGGTGGCGCCCAGGTGGTACTTCACGTCACCGGAGCCGTGCGCCGTCCGCGGGTCGATGTTGCCCTCGAACTCGCCGAAGATCTGGCCGTAGGACTTGCCCACGATGTTGGCCAGCACGTTCAGGCGGCCGCGGTGGGCCATGCCGATGACGGCCTCGTCGAGGTCCTCCTCCGCGGCGGCCGACAGCACCGAGTCGAGCAGCGGGATCAGCGACTCGCCGCCCTCCAGCGAGAAGCGCTTCTGGCCGACGAACTTGGTCTGCAGGAACGTCTCGAACGCCTCGGCGGTGTTGAGCCGCTCCAGGACGCGCAGCTGCTCGGTGCGGTCGGGCTTGGCGTGCGGACGCTCCACCCGCGCCTGGATCCAGGCCCGCTCCTCGGGGTTCTGCATGTGCATGTACTCCACGCCGATGGTGCGGCAGTAGGAGTCGCGCAGCACGCCGAGGATCTCGCGCAGCTTCATCAGGGGACGGCCGCCGAAGCCGCCGGTGGCGAACTCGCGCTCCAGGTCCCACAGGGTCAGCCCGTGCGACTTGATGTCGAGGTCGGGGTGCTTGCGCTGCTTGTACTCCAGCGGGTCGGTGTCGGCCATCAGGTGGCCGCGGACCCGGAAGGCGTGGATCAGCTCGATGACCCTGGCCGACTTGGCCACGTCGTCGTCGTGCGTGGTCGAGATGTCCTGGACCCAGCGGACCGGCTCGTAGGGGATCCGGAGGGCCTCGAAGATCTCGTCGTAGAAGCCGTTCTCGCCCAGCAGCAGCCGGTGGACCTGGCGCAGGAAGTCGCCCGACTGGGCGCCCTGGATGATCCGGTGGTCGTAGGTGCTGGTGAGCGTCATGACCTTGCTCACCGCGAGGCGGGAGAGTGTCTCGGGGGAGGCGCCCTGGTATTCCGCGGGGTATTCCATCGCGCCGACACCGATGATGGTGCCCTGCCCCGGCATCAGCCGCGGCACCGAGTGGACGGTGCCGATCGTGCCCGGGTTGGTCAGCGAGATCGTGGTGCCGGAGAAGTCGTCGACGCCGAGCTTGCCCGCCCTGGCCTTGCGCACGACGTCTTCGTACGCCACCCAGAACTGGCGGAAGTCCATGGTCTCCGTCGCCTTGATCGACGGCACCAGGAGCTGGCGGGTGCCGTCGCTCTTGGCGACGTCGATGGCCAGGCCCAGGTTGACGTGCTCGGGCTTGACCAGCACCGGCTTGCCGTCGACCTCGGTGTAGGAGTGGTTCATCTCCGGCAGGACGGCCAGGGCCTTGATGACCGCGTAACCGATCAGGTGCGTGAACGACACCTTGCCGCCGCGACCGCGCGACAGGTGGTTGTTGATCACGATGCGGTTGTCGATGAGAAGCTTCGCCGGGACTGCGCGGACGCTGGTCGCCGTCGGGACCTCGAGGCTGGCCTCCATGTTGGCCGCGGTCCTGGCGGCCGCGCCACGGAGTCGGACTTCCTCGGCACCGGCGGGCAACTGCGTCTCCTGCTTGGGCTTGTCCGCCGGGGTGGCCTTGGCCTTCGGCGCGGGGGTGACCGGTGTGGCGGCCGGGGTCACCGGAGCCGCAGCGGGGGTTGGAGTGGAGGGCGCGGCTGTGGCCGCCCCCGGGGGTGCGGCTCGCCCCGACCCGGAGTCAGGGGTGTAATCAGCGAAGAAATTCCACCAGGCACGGTCCACAGACTCGGGATCCTGGAGGTACTTCTGGTACAGCTCGTCGACAAGCCATTCGTTTTGACCAAAGGCTGCCAGCGGGTTTGTCCGCGACGACTCAGACGACACGGCGGAAATCGCCCTCTTCCGCAGATCGGCGTTGATGATAGAGAACCTGTCCAAGGCTACTCGCCTGGACCCGGACCTGCGCCAGTCTGAGCGCAGCTCGTCGCCTGATCCTCTCAGTAGAGTGCAAAACAGTCACCTCCGGGGGCCTGTCCGGGAGGTGTGGTCCTGGTCACCCCTGCTCGATGAGCCGCGACTCGACCCGGACGCCGGGGGTGATGACCTTGAGGAGGTCCACCAGCTCGTCGCCCGCCGCGCCCAGCTCCTCCAGCGACATGGGCGCCAGCCGCTCCAGCAGGAACAGCGCGTCCGTGGTCTCCTCGGTGATCCGGGTGCGCACGCACTGCCGCCAGTTCCACCGCCGGCAGGTGACGCCCCTGTCGTCGCGCCAGACCACCTCGCCGATCTCCGGGTGGTCGACGGCGGGCTCGCCCTTCTCGACGACCTCGAACGGCTCGTCCCCGGCGGCGCGGACCAGCCGGGCCGCCCCCTCGTAGCGGGCCAGGTCCTCCCCGCCGATCGGCAGCCCGTGCCTGACGCTGACCGTGTTGTAGGCGTCGACCACCAGATTGATCTCCGGCAGCGGCATCCGCCGGACCAGCGCGTCGACCGACGGCCTGGTCCGCTGCGGCTTGGCGCCGAACGCCCGGTAGGCCTCCCGCCACGCCTCGACCTTCGGATCCTCGACGCCCACCGCCTCGCCGGCCGCCCCGGCCAGCCAGGCCCGTGACCTGTCGTCCGTCGGTCCGTTACGCAGGCCGTACGCGCCCACCGCCAGGACCGCGAAGTCCGGCCGGAGCGCCCTGACCGCGGGGTCCACCCAAATGTCGTCAATCACGCGTCTCAGTTTAGGCCGTGTGGACATCGCCCCAGTTGAGGCGGACGGGCCCCGGCGGTCCCGCCGGTGCGGGCGGACCGGTGGAGCGCGGGCCGGCGAGAGGGCCCCGGGGTGGCCGCCCGTCGGGGCGGCCACCGGTCGGGGTCAGCGGCAGAGCGCTCCGTTGAGGAGGAACCGCTCGGGGACGGGATCGGCGCCGGGGGCGCTCCTGCCGGTGAAGCCGAAGGTGACCGAGCCGCCCGGCCGGATCCTCCGGTTCCAGCTCAGGTTCTCGGCCGTGACCGTGGCCCCCTCCTGGGTGATGGAGGCGCTCCAGCCGTCGCCGACCCGCCGGCCGCCGAGGAAGGACCACTTCAGGGTCCAGCCGTCGACCGCCTCCGTGCCGGTGTTCCGCACGGTGACCTGGGCGGTGAAGCCGTCGGGCCACACGCCGTGCCGGGTGTAGGTCACCTTGCAGGGGGCCGCGGGGGTGACGTCGGCGACGAAGGCCGAGATCCAGGCGAGCGGGGAGTTCCAGTTGATGGTCAGCTCGTTGGTGGACCACGACTCGATGTCGTCGATGTAGCAGAACTGGGGCTTGCAACCGCGGAGCTTGGCCTGGGCCACCGGGTCCTGGATGCCGGAGTTCGGCCCGCCGGCCAGGGTGCCGCGCGGCGGGTTGGGCAGGGCCGCGTCGAGCTGGTGGGCGTACCAGCGGCTGTGCTGGTTGCGGGAGGCGACCTCGCCGTAGCCGGTCACGTAGGACTGGTTGAGCGCGTTGCGGCCGAGGAGATAGTCCATCCCCTCCAGCACCCCGTCGCGATACTTCGCCTGGCCGCTCAGGTCGTGCGCGGTGGCCATCACGACCATGTTGTTCAGCACCAGGTTGTTGGAGCCCCAGTCGAAGTCCGGCGGGTTGTACGGCAGGCCGTACGGGTGGGCCCGCTGCACGGCCAGATACTTGTCGGCGCCCGCGAGGACCGACGCCTGGACGGCGGCGCGGTCGGGCAGCTCGCTGGGGACGGTGGCCAGGTCGAGTCGGCCGAGCTGGGCGGTGTTGCCCCAGTCGAAGCCGCGCTCGCGCCAGATGTCGCCGGTGTGGTGCGGGGAGGCGAGCACCTGGTCCCTGAACTCCTTCTCACCGGTGGTGAGGTAGAGCTCGGCCGCCGCCCAGTAGAACTCGTCGGTGACGTCGCCGTCGCTGTAGGCGCCGCCGCCCACGCCGTCGGCCGGGTCGGCGTAGCGCGCGGGCTCGGCCACCGCGGCGGCCCACGCCCTGCGGGCGGCCGCCAGGTTGCGCGCGGCGAACGCGGCGTCGTAGGGGGCGAACAGCCGGGCCGCCTGGGCCGCGGTGGCGGCCAGGTTGAGGGTGGCCGCCGTGGACGGCGGGTGCAGCTCGCGCCGCTGCGGGTCGAGGTGGGGCAGGAGCGGCAGGCCGGTCCAGGAAGCGTCGTGGATCTTGTGGTGGGCCATCCCGGCGTGCGGCCTGCCGTCGGGGACCTGCATGCTGAGCATGAACTCCTGCTCCCATCGGGCCTCGTCCAGGATGTCGGGCACCCCGTTGCCGCTCTCCGGGATGTCCAGCTCGCCGTCCTCGAAGGCGCCCTTGGTCATGCCCCGCTCGAACTCCGACATCAGCTGGTGGACCGAGACGCCGCCGTTGACCACGTACTTGCCGTGGTCGCCCGCGTCGTACCAGCCGCCCCTGACGTCGAGGGAGTAGTCGCAGACGCCCGGCCGGCAGGGCACGCTCGTGTCGCCCTGGTTCGGCGCGGCGCCCACGTGGCCGGCGGGCCTGCCGTACCCGGGGCGGAGGCTGTCGAGGATCTCGATGCCGCTGCGCTGGGGGTAGTAGAACTTCAGCGCGTCGGTGCGGAGCCGCCCGTAGAGGCCGCCGTCGAGGTCGAAGGGGCGGCTGGTCTCGCCGTCGGCCTCCAGTGTGTAGCCGGTGCCCGGGGCGGTGACGGAGCCGAAGTCGATCGAGTGCACGTTCTGGCCCGAGCTGCCGTCCACCCCGCGCGGGGTGGTGGCCCCGGTCGCGACGACCGCGGATCCCTTCTTGAGCCTCCAGGTCACGGCCTCGGTCCTGTCGGTGACCAGGGTGGCGTTCTTCGGGCCGGTGGGCAGGTAGCCCGCCATGTTCACCCGGACGCGCGGCCCGGTGTCGGGCCTGTGGACGTCGGGTTCGGCGCCGCCCCTGAGCGAGACGTCGTCCACGCAGAAGCGCCAGGGGGTGGCGCTGCCCCCGAGCTGGAAGGCCACCTGGGCGTCGGGCAGGTCCACGGGGGAGGTGAAGGTGTAGGTGTAGGCGTTGCCGGAGACGCTCAGCTCGGGGTTCGCCGACAGATACTGGGTGTAGGGGTCGGCCGGGAGCTGGATGAGGGCCTTGGCGACGCGGCCGGGGGTCGCGACGCCGAAGAAGGAGTATCGGTACGTCTCGTCCTTGACCAGCGGGATGCCGTTCTGGCCGACGATGACGTCCCACGGGTTGGCCGTGCCGCCGGGGACGTCGGCGCAGAGCCGGCCGCCGTCGGCCTCCAGGGTGGTGTTGGCGGTGCTCCACCAGGGAGCCGTGCCGGTGTCGAAGGTGCCGTTGACGATCTGTTCCGGGCCGTCGGCGGCGGCGGGAGAGGGGCCCGGTGCCGCCGTGGCGGCGGCGGGCGAGGACGGCGGCGTCACCATGGCGGCGGCCACGGCGAGGGCGAGCCAGGCGGGCGGTCTGATCACGTGGGTCCCTTCAGGCGGGGGGTGCACGATCAGGTGGGAGCGCTCCCATAGGGAGATGCGCCGATGCTTCCAGCGCGTTTCCCCCTCGTCAATGAGCGGCTCCCCGGCCCCGGCGGCTGACCGGCCGAATGCCCGGCCCGGGCTGTGAAACTTTCATGTGATCAAGCCCCTGCCGTGCCGTCCGCCGGCCGCTCCGGCCGTCCGGAGGGCGGCTGTCCCGCCGTCCAGTCGAGCTCCGGGCCGCGCGGCACGATCCGGCTCGGGTTGATGTTCGTCTGCGTCACGAAGTAGTGGCGCTTGATCTGGTCGAAGTCGGTGGTGTCGCGGAAGGCCGGGGTCGCGTACAGGCGGCGGGCGTAGGCCCACAGGGCCGGGTAGTCGGTCAGCCGCCTGATCGAGCACTTGAAGTGGGAGTGGTAGACCGCGTCGAACCTGGCGAGCGTCGGGTAGAGCCGGACGTCGCTCTCGGTGAGCGCGTCGCCGTGCAGGTAGGGCCGGCCGGCCAGCCGCTCCTCCAGCAGGTCCAGCGTGTCGAAGACCCTGACGACCGCCTCGTCGTAGGCCGCCTGGGAGGTGGCGAAC
Coding sequences:
- a CDS encoding DUF6104 family protein, with product MYFTDRGIEELVERRGEEEVNIVWLAERLREFVDLNPEFETPVERLATWLARLDDEDE
- a CDS encoding multifunctional oxoglutarate decarboxylase/oxoglutarate dehydrogenase thiamine pyrophosphate-binding subunit/dihydrolipoyllysine-residue succinyltransferase subunit translates to MSSESSRTNPLAAFGQNEWLVDELYQKYLQDPESVDRAWWNFFADYTPDSGSGRAAPPGAATAAPSTPTPAAAPVTPAATPVTPAPKAKATPADKPKQETQLPAGAEEVRLRGAAARTAANMEASLEVPTATSVRAVPAKLLIDNRIVINNHLSRGRGGKVSFTHLIGYAVIKALAVLPEMNHSYTEVDGKPVLVKPEHVNLGLAIDVAKSDGTRQLLVPSIKATETMDFRQFWVAYEDVVRKARAGKLGVDDFSGTTISLTNPGTIGTVHSVPRLMPGQGTIIGVGAMEYPAEYQGASPETLSRLAVSKVMTLTSTYDHRIIQGAQSGDFLRQVHRLLLGENGFYDEIFEALRIPYEPVRWVQDISTTHDDDVAKSARVIELIHAFRVRGHLMADTDPLEYKQRKHPDLDIKSHGLTLWDLEREFATGGFGGRPLMKLREILGVLRDSYCRTIGVEYMHMQNPEERAWIQARVERPHAKPDRTEQLRVLERLNTAEAFETFLQTKFVGQKRFSLEGGESLIPLLDSVLSAAAEEDLDEAVIGMAHRGRLNVLANIVGKSYGQIFGEFEGNIDPRTAHGSGDVKYHLGATGDFVSPDGSKLKTSVVANPSHLETVDPVLEGVVRAKQDLLERGEEGFTVLPVLVHGDAAFAGQGVVAETLNLSQLRGYRTGGTVHIVVNNQVGFTTSPASSRSSVYATDVARMIQAPILHVNGDDPEAVVRVGKLAFEYRQAFRKDVVIDLICYRRRGHNESDNPSFTQPLMYDLIDAKRSTRKLYTEALIGRGDITVEEAEGALRDYQAKLENAFAETREAAKVTTGEFARPVDVDSVIPWSHDDTPTGISEETVKRIVDTQLNLPEGFTAHPRLLPVIQRRGQMVAEDRIDWGMGETLAFGSLLIDGHPVRLVGQDSRRGTFVQRHAVLVDRLTGEEHTPLKTFNQGTTKFYVYDSLLSEYAALGFEYGYSVERPEALVAWEAQFGDFVNGAQSVIDEYITAGEQKWGQRSGVTLLLPHGYEGQGPDHSSARIERFLQMCAYDNMTVAQPTLPANYFHLLRWQTKSNRHRPLVVFTPKSLLRHKAAVSPVAEFTSGSFRPVLGDTTVSPSEVRKVVLCSGKIYYDLAAARNAQGRRDVAIVRLERLYPFPANPLAAELGRYADGVELVWAQDEPVNMGPWPFLTLKLAENPDAFGGRPIKRVSRKANSSPATGSHSAHEAELQQILGEIFN
- a CDS encoding glycoside hydrolase family 9 protein encodes the protein MVTPPSSPAAATAAPGPSPAAADGPEQIVNGTFDTGTAPWWSTANTTLEADGGRLCADVPGGTANPWDVIVGQNGIPLVKDETYRYSFFGVATPGRVAKALIQLPADPYTQYLSANPELSVSGNAYTYTFTSPVDLPDAQVAFQLGGSATPWRFCVDDVSLRGGAEPDVHRPDTGPRVRVNMAGYLPTGPKNATLVTDRTEAVTWRLKKGSAVVATGATTPRGVDGSSGQNVHSIDFGSVTAPGTGYTLEADGETSRPFDLDGGLYGRLRTDALKFYYPQRSGIEILDSLRPGYGRPAGHVGAAPNQGDTSVPCRPGVCDYSLDVRGGWYDAGDHGKYVVNGGVSVHQLMSEFERGMTKGAFEDGELDIPESGNGVPDILDEARWEQEFMLSMQVPDGRPHAGMAHHKIHDASWTGLPLLPHLDPQRRELHPPSTAATLNLAATAAQAARLFAPYDAAFAARNLAAARRAWAAAVAEPARYADPADGVGGGAYSDGDVTDEFYWAAAELYLTTGEKEFRDQVLASPHHTGDIWRERGFDWGNTAQLGRLDLATVPSELPDRAAVQASVLAGADKYLAVQRAHPYGLPYNPPDFDWGSNNLVLNNMVVMATAHDLSGQAKYRDGVLEGMDYLLGRNALNQSYVTGYGEVASRNQHSRWYAHQLDAALPNPPRGTLAGGPNSGIQDPVAQAKLRGCKPQFCYIDDIESWSTNELTINWNSPLAWISAFVADVTPAAPCKVTYTRHGVWPDGFTAQVTVRNTGTEAVDGWTLKWSFLGGRRVGDGWSASITQEGATVTAENLSWNRRIRPGGSVTFGFTGRSAPGADPVPERFLLNGALCR
- a CDS encoding oxygenase MpaB family protein, translating into MTDATAHPDPEPFGPGTLLWEGMGDHRLMLLLGGALVMQVMHPAVGAAIGDHSVYRADPWGRLSRSLTSLQTWVYGGAEAIDEGRRLREMHKDIQGTDAQGRRYHALSAEPYAWVHLTAFERAVTMAEYFGRPYTPQEERRLYEEVIHLGRILRVPERMFPATVDDYWRYFHDMVDTTLENHPTAHDVLRTALTVGPPPIMPAALRGLWGPLGLTSGRVNHFVTVGTLPPAVRQKLGLAWTARDEMRLRRLGRAVAATVPRLPERARYMPIAYRARQAARARERLVRAMRVA
- a CDS encoding PadR family transcriptional regulator; the encoded protein is MSPVFGHGRLRLYLLKLLQESPRHGYEVIRLLQDRFLGVYSPSPGTIYPRLARLEEEGLVTHEVVDGKKVFTLTDQGHEELNARLDELADLEQEISDSVRDIAREVKEDVRDTVKSLREELTQMARDVRQGAKQEQRQAKQQQRDAWREQKAEWQRQKREWQRQKQEWQRQTKEWQHDWKRIWAEGFTGHGSPDSDARLGRMLAEFVEEIREDARRAQVTEETLASAQDALYDAARRIRDALR
- a CDS encoding B3/B4 domain-containing protein: MIDDIWVDPAVRALRPDFAVLAVGAYGLRNGPTDDRSRAWLAGAAGEAVGVEDPKVEAWREAYRAFGAKPQRTRPSVDALVRRMPLPEINLVVDAYNTVSVRHGLPIGGEDLARYEGAARLVRAAGDEPFEVVEKGEPAVDHPEIGEVVWRDDRGVTCRRWNWRQCVRTRITEETTDALFLLERLAPMSLEELGAAGDELVDLLKVITPGVRVESRLIEQG
- a CDS encoding DUF4097 family beta strand repeat-containing protein gives rise to the protein MRQWTIEKPEQLAFDSVSRLNVRIVAGRLAVLASDGPSTLEVAGIDDSPLIVTHEDDGTLTVAYKDLTWDGLLGWLRAGRRETTLTLTVPKECPVNVGVVSASAVVAGFESRTSVKSVSGEIVLDGVSGEIHADTVSGDMESRSLVGDLSFKSVSGELTVAQGTPRRLRATTVSGRITADLELPPTGHVTLNSVSGDIVLRLPHAVETDVTLRSTSGRLAAAFPGLDHSSQPGVKTLTGRLGGGMASLSATTVSADVTLLKGEQA